Part of the bacterium genome is shown below.
TAAAAAAATAATCTTAAGGATTGAAGACGCAATAAGATATGACCCAAACAATACATCATACTATGATACATTGGCTATTGCGTATAAGAAAATGTATGAACTTGGGGATAAGGATGGATTAAAAAAAGAGGAGGAATCATTAAAAAGGGGTGTAGCCCAAAATCCAAATTCACCTGAGACCTGGACAAACCTTGGTGTATTCTATTCTGAGAAGGGAAGGATGAAGGATGCAATAAATACTTACAAAGAAGCATTAAAGTATCAAAAAGAGGGTATTAGAGGAAGGGTGCTTACCTTAAATAACTTAGGAGAGGCATATTTTAGGGATGGGAAGCTAGATCTGGCAATAGAGATGTTTAAAGAATCCATTAAGACAAATGAAAACCAACCAGACATTTACCATTACCTTGCCCTTGTTTATTTTAAAAAGGAGGATTATAAGAATTCTGCAAAGGAATGTGAAAGGGCTGTTTCTTTTTCTCCTGATAATGTTTCCTGGCTAAATGATTTGGGTTCTGCATATTACAAAGCCGGTGAGCTAAATAGGGCAGGGGAGGTATTCAAAAAAGCTATTTCCCTTGATCCTTCTGATGAATATGCAAAAAAGGTTCTTTCTGTGATAGAATAAATGAATGGTTTGCAAACTTTTTGGTTAACAGGTAGTTAGATTAAGGTTAGGAAGCCAGTAAAGGTTTGCTTGAAATTCAATTGATTTTTGGTATAAGGCTAATCAGCATCTTAACCAAACTTATAAAAATATTGACTATAATGTTTTTTGTTGTTAAACTATTTTTATGAATCCAATTACATTAAAATCTTTATCTAAAAAGAAGGAAGGCATTTCATCTGGTCATAGGGTCTGTGCAGGTTGTGGTGAAACGATAGCTACAAGGCAAATCCTCCTTGCCTGTGAAAGGAAAGTTGTTGTTTCCTCTGCGACGGGATGTTTAGAGGTTACAACAACAATATTTCCATATACAGCCTGGAAAACTCCCTTCATCCACTCTGCATTTGAAAATGCCGCAGCAACAATCTCAGGAGCCTATGTTGCTTATATTGCATTAAAAAAGAAGGGGAAGATAAATGAAGATATTGATTTTATAGCATTTGGTGGAGATGGTGGAACCTATGATATAGGTCTTCAGGCATTATCAGGTGTCCTTGAGAGGGGTGATAAAATGCTCTATGTTTGCATAAATAATCAGGCATATATGAATACAGGGATTCAAAGGTCATCTGCAACGCCCTATGGAGCACACACAACAACAGCCCAGGCAGGAAAGAAAGCAATAGGAAAATCACAAGAAAGAAAAGACTTAACAGCCATTGTTATAGCCCATAATATTCCATATGTTGCTCAAGCTATTGTTGGAAATTGGTCTGACCTTGTAAAAAAGGTGCAAAAAGCCCTTTCTTTTGATGGTCCAAGCTTTATAAATGTTTTGTCTCCCTGTCCACTTGGCTGGGGATTTCCATCAAATAAGACAATTGAAATGGGAAAGCTTGCGGCTGAGACAGGGTTTTGGCCTTTATATGAGGTAGAAAATGGCAAATATAAAATAACATATAAACCAAAGGAGAAAAAGGGAATTATTGAATTTATCAAGCCCCAGGCAAGGTTTAAGCATCTATTGGAAAAGATGGATGTTATTGAGGAGATTCAAAGGCGAGTAGATGCAGGATATGAACAGCTTCTTAAGATTGCGTTATAAAACCCTCCTTCTCTTTCTTCTTTCACATTTTGCCTTTCCTTCTGTCTACACCCTGGAAAATGGAATGAAAATAATCCTTGAGGAGAGGCATACAACAGAATTTGTATCTCTACAAGCATTTGTAAAGGCAGGAAGCATCTATGAGGATGAATACATTGGCTTTGGAATATCCCATCTTGTAGAGCATATGCTCTTTAAGGGAACAAAAAAAAGGCCACCAGGAGAGATAGCAGGTGAAATTGAAAAGAGCGGAGGAAGGATAGATGCATCTACCTCTTTTGACAAAACGATGTATAAAATCACCATTCCATCCCAATCCATTTATGTTGCCATTGATATACTTAAAGATGCCCTATTTTTTCCCGAATTTCCAGAAGATGAGCTTGTTAAGGAGAAGGATGTTATATTAAGGGAGATTGAGACAAGGGATAATTCTCCTGAAGATTTTCTCTCAAGATGCCTATTTGCTGAAGCATTTACAACCCATCCTGTTAGATACCCAATAATCGGTTATGAAGAGCTTTTTAAGAGATTGGAAAGGAAAGACCTTATTGCCTATCATAAAGAAAGGTATATTCCCTCTAATATTGCAATTTCTGCCTGCGGAGACTTTGAGGAAAGGGAGCTTTTGAATAAAATAAAGAGGGTATTTTCAAGCATCCCAAGGAAGCAGGAGAAAATCTTAAACATTCCAGATGAACCAAGACAGGTTTCAAAAAGAACCTTTTATGCTGAAAAGCCTTTTAACCTTGCCTATCTTGAAATGGGATTTCATATCCAACCCATTACCCATCCAGATACTTATTGTCTGGATTTACTCTCGGAAATATTAGGCAAGGGAAGAACAGGAAGGCTTTATAGTTCGTTGGTTGATGATAAGGCTCTTGTTTTTGGAATTGAATCTTTCTCTTATACACCAGCATTTCCTGGTCTATTTGTCATTTCAGCAAAGATGCATCCAAATAACCTCAAAATCGCAGAAAAAGAAATACTTTCCGAGATTGAAAGGATAAAAAAGGATGGTGTATCTCAAAAGGAGCTTAACCTTGCAAAGAGAAAGGTTATTGCAGATATTTATTCTTTGCAAGATACCATTGAAAAGAAAACAGGTGTTCTTGGAGAATCATTTTTTGATACAGGTGACCCCTATTTCCTGGATGAATATGTAAAAAATATAGAAGGGGTTAAGACAAAAGAAATAAGGGATGCTGCAAAAACCTATCTTAATTCAAATAATATGACAATTGCCCTTCTTTCTCCAGAAAAATTGAAAGAGAGAGAGGAAAAAATAGCTGTAAAGAGAAGGGAAATAAAAAAGGGAATGCTTCCAAATGGGCTTGTCTATCTTATAAGCCCTTCAAATACAAAAGGTCTTGTATCCATTTATGCCTTATTTAAAGGAGGAAGGCTTGTTGAAAGGCAAGGAAAGGAGGGGATTTCAAACCTTACAGCATCCCTTCTTCTTGCTGGAACAAAAAATAGGGAAAGGAAAGATATTGCCTTTTTTGTGGAGTCTTGTGGTGGAACCATAGGAAGCTTTGGTGGAAGAAATTCCTTTGGAATATCTATTTCTATCCTTTCTGAGGATATTAACAAAGGCTTATCTATACTTAAAGAAATCTTACAAGAACCAGCATTTAAGGAAGATGAGATAGAGAGGGAGAGAAAAAAGACTATACTTTCCCTTAAAAACCGAGGCGACTCCCTATTTTCATCTTGCCTTGATAAATTTCTTTTGACCCTTTATAAGGTTCATCCATATAGGATTTGTGAGTTGGGAACAATGGAATCTATAGGAAGCATTACAAAAAAAGACATCCTTTCATTCTATGAAGATAGGATAATGCCAAATAATATGGTTTTGACTGTATTTGGAGATGTAGAGACAGGGAAAATAGAGAAATCTATAAATAGAATTTTTAAAGGATGGAGAAAGGGAGATTTTTATAGACCAAAGCCATATTTTGAAGCCCAATTGGAGGAAGATAGGGAATTAAAGATAAAGGATGAGAGGTTTTCTCAAGTTGGGATTATGATAGGCTTTCTTGGGAGCCGAATTACAGATGAGGATAGATTTTCCCTTGAGCTTATCTCTTGCATCCTTTCAAGACAGGATGGAAGGCTTTTTAATGCTTTGAGGGAGGAAGAGGGATTGGTCTACTATGCTGATGTCTTTAATATCTTTGGAATTGACCCTGGATGTTTTATAATTTATAGCCAAACATCAAAAGATAATGTAGATTCTGTTTGTGAAAAAATAGAAAAGGAGATTGCAAGGCTTAAGGATGAAGAGGTGTCATCTGATGAGCTTAATGAAGGAAGGACATATCTTATTGGCCAAAAGGAGGTATCTTTGGAAAACAATAGCCAATATGGATTTGAGGTTGGCCTTAATGAGCTTTATGGAATACCTTTTTCAGAAATAGAAAGATACAAAGAAAATCTTTTAAAAATAGATGGAAAGAAAATAAAACAAATAGCAGAAAAATATTTTAATAAAAAAGCCATTGTAATTATTGTTCCATAATAATATATTGTTAGGAGAAAAAATGAAAATATTAGTTTCTGACCCATTACAAGAGGAGGGGTTAAAAATTTTAAGGGAAACAGGGGCAGAGGTGAGCTTAAAAACAGGGATGAGAGAGGATGAGCTTATTAGCATAATCCCTGATTTTGATTGTCTGGTTATCCGCTCTGAAACAAAGGTAACAGCTAAAGTTATTGAGTCAGCAAAGAAGCTTAAAATAATAGGAAGGGCTGGCGTTGGCGTTGATAATATAGATGTAAAGGCAGCAACAAGGAAGGGAATAATTGTTATGAATACGCCAGATTCAAACACAATATCAACAGCAGAGCATACAATGGCAATGATACTTGCTTCCTCAAGAAAAATTCCTCAGGCATATACCTCCCTTAAATCACAAAAATGGGAGAGAAAGCTATTTGTAGGCTATGAGCTATTTTCAAAGACATTGGGCATTATTGGTTTAGGCCGTATTGGAAAGCAGGTTGCCATAAGGGCATCTTCTTTTGGGATGAATATCATTGGATACGACCCATTCCTCTCACAGGATTTGGCAAAGGATTTCAAGATAACCCTAGTTTCCCTTGAGAAGCTCTTTAAACAATCAGACTATATCACCATCCATACGCCATTATCAGAAAAGACAAGGCATCTTATTTCAAAGAGAGAGATAGAGATGATGAAGGATGGCGTTATCATTATAAATTGTGCAAGGGGTGGAATAATAGATGAAGCCGCATTGTGTGATGGGCTTAAATCAGGAAAGATAAGGTCTGCTGCATTGGATGTATTTGAGAAAGAGCCTCCGCTTGACTCACCTTTACTTTCCCTTGATAATTGTGTATTTGTTCCACATCTTGGTGCATCAACCATTGAGGCACAAAAGAGTGTTGGGATAGAGATTGCAGCCCAAATAAAAGATGCATTAGAAGGAAAGGTAAGGAATGCCATTAATCTTCCCCAAATTTCTCCTGATGTTACAAAAAGATTAGGCCCCTGGATTTTTCTTTGTGAAGCCCAAGCAAAATTTTCTTCTCAAACAATAGAGGGAAGCCTAAAGGAGATTAGTGTAGAATATATTGGAGAAATAGAAGATTCTGAAATTCTTCCCCTTACAAACACAATTGTGGTTTTTATCTTATCAAGCCTTCTTCCAGAAGAAAATGTAAACTATGTAAATGCCCAATCTATTGCAGAGGAGATGGGTATAGGTATTTCTTTCTTAAAGTCAAAAGAAAAAACCGATTACTCTGCCTTAATTTCCCTTTCCCTTACAACAGATAAAGAAAAAATTACAACCCAGGCTACATTGTTTAGGGAGAAATTTGGAAAGATTGTCCTTATTGATGATTTTTCTGTTGAGGTCTCTTTAGAGGGGAATATCCTTGTTTTATCCCAAACAGACCAGCCAGGTATAATTGGAAAAATAGGAACAATCCTTTCCGAACAAGGCATAAACATTGGAAACCTCCAGCTTGCAAGAAAGGAAAAGGGAGGTCCTGCCCTTTCTGTATGGAACCTTGATGGAGAGCTTTCTGGGGATATAATTTCAAAGATAAAGGAAATGCCTCAAATTCTTAAGGTAAGGGTAGCTAGTTTATGAATAGCTCCATAATCAAATTAAAGAATTTGGTAATGGATTACCTAAAGGATGAAAAGCTAAAGATAGTCCTTTTTGGCTCTTTTGCAAGGGGAGAAAATTATTCTGGCTCTGATATAGATATTGAAATTATCCCAAAGGAAAAGATTAGTGAAAAAAAGATACCATTGCTTAGGGAGAGGATAGAGGATTTGAATATCCCTTATAAGGTTGAGATAGTAAATTTGGATGAAACATCAATGGATTTCAAAAATCTTGCTTTAAAGGATGCTATAGTATGGAAAGATTAAGTTTGAAATATAAAGATTTCCTTAAGGCATTAGAAACCCTTAAGGATATTGTTAAAGAGCCATTTTCAATTATCGTAAGGGATGCCTCTATTCAGCGTTTTGAATATACCTTTGAGGCATTATGGAAATTCCTTAAGGAATACCTTAAAGAGAAAGAGGGTATTATTTGCAATTCTCCAAAGACATGTTTTAGAGAGATCTTTGGTTTAGGGTTTTTAACCGAGGAGGAAACAATTACATTCCTTGATATGACCGATAGAAGAAACGATACATCACATACATACAAAGAGGAGGTAGCCTTGCTGATTTATAGCAAAATAAAGGGGTATTCCTTATTGATGAAAGGCTTGTTAGCCAAATTTGAAGGCAAAATTCAATGATTCCTCCCTGTGTATTTTTAGACAGAGATGGCGTGATAAATGAGGAGCTTTTTGACTA
Proteins encoded:
- a CDS encoding thiamine pyrophosphate-dependent enzyme, with the protein product MNPITLKSLSKKKEGISSGHRVCAGCGETIATRQILLACERKVVVSSATGCLEVTTTIFPYTAWKTPFIHSAFENAAATISGAYVAYIALKKKGKINEDIDFIAFGGDGGTYDIGLQALSGVLERGDKMLYVCINNQAYMNTGIQRSSATPYGAHTTTAQAGKKAIGKSQERKDLTAIVIAHNIPYVAQAIVGNWSDLVKKVQKALSFDGPSFINVLSPCPLGWGFPSNKTIEMGKLAAETGFWPLYEVENGKYKITYKPKEKKGIIEFIKPQARFKHLLEKMDVIEEIQRRVDAGYEQLLKIAL
- a CDS encoding pitrilysin family protein; its protein translation is MNSFLRLRYKTLLLFLLSHFAFPSVYTLENGMKIILEERHTTEFVSLQAFVKAGSIYEDEYIGFGISHLVEHMLFKGTKKRPPGEIAGEIEKSGGRIDASTSFDKTMYKITIPSQSIYVAIDILKDALFFPEFPEDELVKEKDVILREIETRDNSPEDFLSRCLFAEAFTTHPVRYPIIGYEELFKRLERKDLIAYHKERYIPSNIAISACGDFEERELLNKIKRVFSSIPRKQEKILNIPDEPRQVSKRTFYAEKPFNLAYLEMGFHIQPITHPDTYCLDLLSEILGKGRTGRLYSSLVDDKALVFGIESFSYTPAFPGLFVISAKMHPNNLKIAEKEILSEIERIKKDGVSQKELNLAKRKVIADIYSLQDTIEKKTGVLGESFFDTGDPYFLDEYVKNIEGVKTKEIRDAAKTYLNSNNMTIALLSPEKLKEREEKIAVKRREIKKGMLPNGLVYLISPSNTKGLVSIYALFKGGRLVERQGKEGISNLTASLLLAGTKNRERKDIAFFVESCGGTIGSFGGRNSFGISISILSEDINKGLSILKEILQEPAFKEDEIERERKKTILSLKNRGDSLFSSCLDKFLLTLYKVHPYRICELGTMESIGSITKKDILSFYEDRIMPNNMVLTVFGDVETGKIEKSINRIFKGWRKGDFYRPKPYFEAQLEEDRELKIKDERFSQVGIMIGFLGSRITDEDRFSLELISCILSRQDGRLFNALREEEGLVYYADVFNIFGIDPGCFIIYSQTSKDNVDSVCEKIEKEIARLKDEEVSSDELNEGRTYLIGQKEVSLENNSQYGFEVGLNELYGIPFSEIERYKENLLKIDGKKIKQIAEKYFNKKAIVIIVP
- the serA gene encoding phosphoglycerate dehydrogenase — its product is MKILVSDPLQEEGLKILRETGAEVSLKTGMREDELISIIPDFDCLVIRSETKVTAKVIESAKKLKIIGRAGVGVDNIDVKAATRKGIIVMNTPDSNTISTAEHTMAMILASSRKIPQAYTSLKSQKWERKLFVGYELFSKTLGIIGLGRIGKQVAIRASSFGMNIIGYDPFLSQDLAKDFKITLVSLEKLFKQSDYITIHTPLSEKTRHLISKREIEMMKDGVIIINCARGGIIDEAALCDGLKSGKIRSAALDVFEKEPPLDSPLLSLDNCVFVPHLGASTIEAQKSVGIEIAAQIKDALEGKVRNAINLPQISPDVTKRLGPWIFLCEAQAKFSSQTIEGSLKEISVEYIGEIEDSEILPLTNTIVVFILSSLLPEENVNYVNAQSIAEEMGIGISFLKSKEKTDYSALISLSLTTDKEKITTQATLFREKFGKIVLIDDFSVEVSLEGNILVLSQTDQPGIIGKIGTILSEQGINIGNLQLARKEKGGPALSVWNLDGELSGDIISKIKEMPQILKVRVASL
- a CDS encoding nucleotidyltransferase domain-containing protein, which produces MDYLKDEKLKIVLFGSFARGENYSGSDIDIEIIPKEKISEKKIPLLRERIEDLNIPYKVEIVNLDETSMDFKNLALKDAIVWKD
- a CDS encoding HI0074 family nucleotidyltransferase substrate-binding subunit, encoding MERLSLKYKDFLKALETLKDIVKEPFSIIVRDASIQRFEYTFEALWKFLKEYLKEKEGIICNSPKTCFREIFGLGFLTEEETITFLDMTDRRNDTSHTYKEEVALLIYSKIKGYSLLMKGLLAKFEGKIQ